The sequence CATGCTTGCGGGCATTCTTTCGACGCTGCCTTTGCCGTGATACGCAAAGCTGGAGCATTTCATGACAAGAGAGAAACGGCCCCGCGGAAGACCGAAAGACGATGCGAAGAAAACAGCTTTGCTGGACGCTGCACGCGCATTGCTCCTGGCCCGCGGTCCTGACGTCACGATAGATGAAATCGCGGCGAGCGCCGGCATCGCAAAGGCGACCGTCTACGCGAATTTCGCGGATAAGAACGCTCTTATCGAAGCCGTGATCCGACGAGAGTCGGACATGACCATCACGGATGAGCAGCTTGTCCGGCTGGCTAAGGCCCCCATCGCAGATGCGCTGTTTGAGTTTGGGGTGCAGTTCGTCAGATTCATCAACCACCGTGACCTGCTCGGCTGGGATCGATTGATCGCCTCTCTGGAAGCCCATCAAACCGAGCTACCCAAGCGATTTTTTGATCTAGGCCCAGGTCGCGGTCAACGTTTGCTGACGAAGATGATCGCGGACGCTGTAGCGAGCGGTCAGATTGAAACTGATGACGCAGCTTATGCCGCCGATGCGTTGACCGGTCTTTGGCTCGGGTTCGTTAACCTCGAAATCAAGCTTGGTGTTCGTCAACCCATGAAAGCGAATGAGATAACGCAGCGGGTCAGACGAGGAATAGATATCTTCATGAAAATATATGGGAAGCACGATGAAGGTTACCCATTTACTGCGCACTACGGCTAGGGATATGTCGGCTGAGCACATCGAAGCAGTGTTCTGGCGGTTCACGGTTGAGCCGACGGCAGGCCGGTGCTCTCAATTTTTTGACCATTCTCACGTACTGGAGTAAGAGTGCATGCGTAACATCGTCGATTCCATTCTGGGTAGTCGCTGGCTTTGGCTGGTAGCCCGCGTGCTTTTAGCGGTAGTTTTTCTATCCTCCGGATTGGCCAAACTCATAGACTTTGAGGGCGGGCTGGCTGAAATGCGAGGGGCTGGATTATCGCCAGAAGGTCTGTTCAATATAGCAACGATCGTAACGATGCTAGGCGGGTCTGCACTATTGCTGCTGGATCGACTCTTATGGGTTGGCGCTGGAGCACTGGGCTTTTTTTTGTTCCTTACGATTGTTGTGGTACATCGCTTTTGGGCTCTCCCCGAGGCGGAAGCAATGCCCGCCTTGTATGTTGCACTTGAACACATCTCGTTAATTGGCGGATTGATTGCTGCCAGCATTGCCGGTCACCTGCACAAGCGTCTTCGTTCCGGCAAATAGGCGCCCAACCGCCGTTTTAGTTGGCCCATGCGTTTAGACGGGTCTGGTGCAAGCTGGAGTTGCTCGTGCATTGATTGAGCTTTGCAGCCGGAGCGCTGTTATCTTGTGGTGGCATCTGATTTGATCTACGCCGCGGGAATTAATCATGTTCGATTTCTCCTATATTCGCATCCTCACTGCTTCTGGCGCCGTGCCTAGTCGCCGGATGGCAGAGGTACTGCTTGGCGCAGGAACCACCTCCATCGTCGCACAAGGCTTGCACGCAAAGCAGGTTACCCAGCTTGCCTCACGACACTCGACGAATTTGAAAGTCGACTTTCACGATGCCGCTTTGCTCAGAGATGCGCTGCATGGGGTCGATCGACTTTTGATAGTGCCGGCCAGTAGGGCTGATGCTGCCGTGTACCACTTGGCTCAGGTACAAGCGATTGTGCAGGCTGCAATCCAGGAGCGCGTACAACACCTTATCTATCCCTCGGTGGCGGCCGTCTCGCTGCCCTGGGCATATCGGCATCTGGCCTCGGAGCGCCTCATTGCGCAAAGCGGTATTGGATTTACGATCTTACGCATTGGCACCCTGGCCGACTGCATTTTTCATCGGTTGCCGATAGCCCTGAGATCCGGTGTATGGCCGACTTCCGCAGGCAAGGGCCGTACGAGCTACGTTTTACGTGACGACGCTTTCAGTGCCAGTGCTGCTGCACTAAATGCACACACTCTGCCAGGCGCTGACTTGGTTATTTCGGGCACGCAAGACTTTTCTATGGGTGAACTTGTGCGCGAGATCAACCTCATCTTTGGTGCACACATCGAGCCTGCCCATGTCGATGACGACGTCGTCCTGGCAACGCTCACGGGCGCCGGCGTGCCGGCATCGATTGCAGCAGGACTGGTAGCAACGGACCGAATCATGCGGCGCGGCGACGCTCACGCTGTCGGCGAAGGAGTTAGGCAACTGACTGGCAACCCCGCTGTTGCAGTGCGAGAGTTCCTTTTAGAGCGACGGATTGATGTCCTTCTGGCCAGCAAATACGGTTGGAGTCGGGATGTCGCCTTCACTCGCCCACCTTCGTCGGTGCAATTCCTCTAGGCGCACTTCACGGAAAGCCCTGATCGCGGCTTTGCGTTGTCCTCATCCGATTGACGGCCGTCGCTGCCTGCCAATCTCGGCATCTCACCACAGCACGAGCTGCGTGGCCTGCAATTGGGCTGCTGTCGCAGCAGCTCTTTTGGGCAAGTCGTT is a genomic window of Pseudomonas knackmussii B13 containing:
- a CDS encoding TetR/AcrR family transcriptional regulator, which gives rise to MTREKRPRGRPKDDAKKTALLDAARALLLARGPDVTIDEIAASAGIAKATVYANFADKNALIEAVIRRESDMTITDEQLVRLAKAPIADALFEFGVQFVRFINHRDLLGWDRLIASLEAHQTELPKRFFDLGPGRGQRLLTKMIADAVASGQIETDDAAYAADALTGLWLGFVNLEIKLGVRQPMKANEITQRVRRGIDIFMKIYGKHDEGYPFTAHYG
- a CDS encoding NAD(P)H-binding protein gives rise to the protein MFDFSYIRILTASGAVPSRRMAEVLLGAGTTSIVAQGLHAKQVTQLASRHSTNLKVDFHDAALLRDALHGVDRLLIVPASRADAAVYHLAQVQAIVQAAIQERVQHLIYPSVAAVSLPWAYRHLASERLIAQSGIGFTILRIGTLADCIFHRLPIALRSGVWPTSAGKGRTSYVLRDDAFSASAAALNAHTLPGADLVISGTQDFSMGELVREINLIFGAHIEPAHVDDDVVLATLTGAGVPASIAAGLVATDRIMRRGDAHAVGEGVRQLTGNPAVAVREFLLERRIDVLLASKYGWSRDVAFTRPPSSVQFL
- a CDS encoding DoxX family protein → MRNIVDSILGSRWLWLVARVLLAVVFLSSGLAKLIDFEGGLAEMRGAGLSPEGLFNIATIVTMLGGSALLLLDRLLWVGAGALGFFLFLTIVVVHRFWALPEAEAMPALYVALEHISLIGGLIAASIAGHLHKRLRSGK